One segment of Nakamurella flava DNA contains the following:
- a CDS encoding complex I subunit 4 family protein → MNSLLLPLLIALPVLGAIALAGMSGAPVRSIKLVALAFSFAELAAAIWLWIAYRSEMSSAAASVGGAGASPPFGQTFLFDWIPFFGISFSLGVDGISLTMIALIAVLMPIVLGASWEEKLPAGRTIGGYFALLLVLQGAMVGVFASTNVFVFYVMFEVMLIPMYFLIGAFGGVRRAYAATKFFLYSLLGGLLMLASVIGLYVASAKVLPTGGTFDWVTLRSIAGQIPESTQMWIFAGFAIAFAIKAPLVPLHTWLPDAGAEAPVGAGTLLVGVLDKVGTFGFLRICLPLLPAASAKLAWVIILLAVLGIVYGAIVAAGQSDMKRFVTFTSIAHFGFIALGVFAFTTQSIAGAALYMVNHGVATGLLFITVGMLVARGGSRQIADYGGVWKVTPLLGGAFLVAALATIAIPGTNSFVSEFMVLLGTFTVQPAWAVVATIGIVLAAVYMLWVFQRTMTGPVRGAALLGARPDGGFGLPRSSGRPGPIGALTPADERGAGGTALAERPVGLTDPDPVESPDPEADADHGSGQVSGRLGPARLAQIRQRIGGDLTPREIAVVTPLIALIVFLGVYPQPVLDVINPTAERTVVDSGHIDPQPPFGTPSGTAEEGTR, encoded by the coding sequence GTGAACTCGCTCCTGCTGCCGCTGTTGATCGCCCTGCCGGTGCTGGGGGCGATCGCCCTGGCCGGCATGTCCGGCGCCCCGGTCCGCTCGATCAAGCTGGTCGCCCTGGCCTTCTCGTTCGCCGAGCTGGCCGCGGCGATCTGGCTGTGGATCGCCTACCGGTCCGAGATGTCCAGCGCGGCCGCGTCCGTCGGCGGAGCGGGGGCGAGTCCGCCGTTCGGACAGACGTTCTTGTTCGACTGGATCCCGTTCTTCGGGATCAGCTTCTCGCTCGGCGTGGACGGCATCTCGTTGACGATGATCGCGCTGATCGCCGTCCTCATGCCGATCGTGCTGGGCGCCTCCTGGGAGGAGAAGCTGCCGGCCGGCCGGACCATCGGCGGCTACTTCGCCCTGCTGCTTGTCCTGCAGGGAGCGATGGTCGGCGTGTTCGCCAGCACCAACGTGTTCGTCTTCTACGTCATGTTCGAGGTCATGCTCATCCCGATGTACTTCCTCATCGGGGCGTTCGGCGGGGTCCGCCGGGCCTACGCGGCCACCAAGTTCTTCCTCTACTCGCTGTTGGGTGGCCTGCTGATGCTGGCCTCGGTCATCGGCCTGTACGTGGCGTCGGCCAAGGTGCTGCCCACCGGCGGCACCTTCGACTGGGTCACCCTGCGCTCGATCGCCGGACAGATCCCCGAGTCCACCCAGATGTGGATCTTCGCGGGATTCGCCATCGCCTTCGCGATCAAGGCCCCGCTGGTCCCGCTGCACACCTGGCTCCCGGATGCCGGCGCCGAGGCCCCGGTGGGCGCTGGCACCCTGCTCGTCGGTGTCCTGGACAAGGTCGGCACCTTCGGATTCCTGCGGATCTGCCTGCCCCTGCTGCCGGCGGCCAGCGCCAAGCTGGCCTGGGTCATCATCCTGCTGGCCGTGCTGGGCATCGTCTACGGCGCCATCGTGGCCGCCGGCCAGAGCGACATGAAGCGGTTCGTCACCTTCACCTCGATCGCCCACTTCGGCTTCATCGCCCTCGGGGTCTTCGCCTTCACCACCCAGTCGATCGCCGGGGCCGCGCTCTACATGGTCAACCACGGCGTCGCCACCGGTCTGCTATTCATCACCGTCGGCATGCTGGTCGCCCGCGGCGGCAGCCGGCAGATCGCCGACTACGGCGGCGTCTGGAAGGTCACCCCGCTGCTCGGCGGTGCGTTCCTCGTGGCCGCCCTGGCCACCATCGCCATCCCCGGGACGAACTCGTTCGTCTCCGAGTTCATGGTGCTGCTCGGCACCTTCACCGTCCAACCGGCCTGGGCGGTGGTCGCGACCATCGGCATCGTGCTGGCCGCCGTCTACATGTTGTGGGTGTTCCAGCGGACGATGACCGGTCCGGTCCGCGGGGCCGCGCTGCTGGGGGCGCGGCCGGACGGCGGGTTCGGCCTGCCCCGATCGTCCGGCCGGCCCGGCCCGATCGGTGCCCTCACCCCGGCCGACGAGCGCGGCGCCGGCGGCACGGCGCTGGCCGAGCGGCCCGTCGGCCTCACCGACCCGGACCCGGTCGAGTCACCGGACCCCGAGGCGGACGCCGACCACGGCTCCGGCCAGGTGTCCGGGCGGCTGGGCCCGGCCCGCCTCGCGCAGATCCGCCAGCGCATCGGCGGCGACCTGACCCCCCGCGAGATCGCCGTGGTCACCCCGTTGATCGCGCTGATCGTGTTCCTCGGGGTGTATCCGCAGCCGGTGCTCGACGTCATCAACCCCACCGCGGAGCGGACGGTCGTCGATTCCGGGCACATCGACCCGCAACCGCCGTTCGGCACCCCGTCCGGTACCGCCGAGGAAGGCACCCGATGA
- the nuoN gene encoding NADH-quinone oxidoreductase subunit NuoN has translation MSQALLAAAAAVDPITAPSVDIGALLPVLVVLAGACLGIAVEAFAPRRARYAVQVGLSLAVLVAAGALVVRGAVADVYAVTIGSAIAVDTATYVMWGVLLVLAVPSLLLMADRVSEPGGAFAAQAAAQVGSTRSRVATRVAAPMQTEVFPLALFAVGGMMVFPAATDLVTLFVALEVLSLPLYLLCGLARRRRLISQESAVKYFLLGAFTSAIFLYGLAMLYGYAGSTQFAAIAAQARAGGGSDGLLLAGTCLTLVGLLFKASVGPFHLWTPDVYQGAPTPVTAFMAACTKVAAFAALLRVLTVALEPMVWTWQPVVAVIAAASMVIGAVLGITQTDMKRMLAYSSVAHAGFIIMGVMTVSAAGASGTMFYLLTYGMATIGAFAVLTLVRRGEGEASQLSDWAGLARRAPVLAAAMSLFLLSFAGIPLTAGFIGKLSVFTAAAQAGLGWLVVLAMVATAITAFFYLRIVVVMYFSDPVTALRPENAPAMVGGAGASIEAEPVDDSSPYVVAAGPLTVLVIAVAVAMTLILGVYPGPVLDLLSVPLPLLS, from the coding sequence ATGAGCCAGGCCCTGCTCGCCGCGGCCGCCGCGGTCGATCCGATCACCGCTCCGTCCGTCGACATCGGCGCGCTGCTCCCGGTGCTCGTCGTCCTGGCCGGGGCGTGCCTGGGGATCGCCGTCGAGGCCTTCGCCCCCCGGCGGGCGCGGTACGCCGTCCAGGTCGGCCTGTCGCTGGCCGTGCTGGTGGCCGCCGGGGCCCTCGTGGTCCGCGGGGCCGTCGCCGACGTCTACGCCGTCACCATCGGGTCGGCCATCGCCGTCGACACCGCGACGTACGTCATGTGGGGCGTCCTGCTGGTGCTGGCCGTGCCGTCGTTGCTGCTGATGGCCGACCGGGTCTCCGAGCCCGGTGGCGCGTTCGCCGCCCAGGCCGCCGCCCAGGTCGGGTCCACCCGCTCCCGGGTCGCGACCCGGGTCGCCGCCCCCATGCAGACCGAGGTCTTCCCGCTCGCGCTCTTCGCGGTCGGCGGGATGATGGTGTTCCCAGCCGCCACCGACCTGGTCACCCTATTCGTGGCCCTGGAGGTGCTGTCGCTGCCGCTCTACCTGCTCTGCGGGTTGGCCCGGCGGCGGCGGCTCATCTCGCAGGAGTCCGCGGTCAAGTACTTCCTGCTGGGCGCGTTCACCTCGGCGATCTTCCTGTACGGGCTGGCCATGCTCTACGGGTACGCCGGGTCCACGCAGTTCGCCGCCATCGCCGCGCAGGCCCGCGCCGGCGGGGGCAGCGACGGGCTGCTGCTGGCCGGCACCTGCCTGACGCTGGTCGGTCTGCTGTTCAAGGCGTCCGTCGGGCCGTTCCACCTGTGGACGCCGGACGTCTACCAGGGCGCCCCGACGCCGGTCACCGCGTTCATGGCCGCTTGCACCAAGGTGGCCGCCTTCGCCGCCCTGCTGCGGGTTCTGACGGTCGCGTTGGAACCGATGGTCTGGACGTGGCAGCCGGTGGTCGCCGTGATCGCCGCGGCCTCGATGGTCATCGGTGCCGTCCTCGGCATCACCCAGACGGACATGAAGCGCATGCTCGCCTACTCGTCGGTGGCCCACGCGGGCTTCATCATCATGGGCGTCATGACGGTGTCCGCCGCCGGCGCCTCGGGGACGATGTTCTACCTGCTCACCTACGGCATGGCCACCATCGGCGCGTTCGCGGTGCTGACTCTCGTCCGCCGCGGGGAGGGGGAGGCGTCCCAGCTGTCGGACTGGGCCGGCCTGGCCCGCCGCGCGCCGGTGCTGGCCGCCGCCATGAGCTTGTTCCTGCTCTCGTTCGCCGGCATCCCGTTGACCGCCGGGTTCATCGGCAAACTCAGCGTCTTCACCGCGGCCGCGCAGGCCGGATTGGGCTGGCTGGTGGTGCTCGCGATGGTGGCCACCGCGATCACCGCGTTCTTCTACCTGCGCATCGTCGTGGTCATGTACTTCTCCGACCCGGTGACCGCGCTGCGCCCGGAGAACGCCCCGGCCATGGTGGGCGGGGCCGGGGCGTCGATCGAGGCCGAACCGGTCGACGACAGCTCGCCCTACGTCGTCGCCGCCGGGCCGCTGACGGTCCTGGTCATCGCGGTCGCCGTCGCGATGACCCTGATCCTCGGCGTCTATCCCGGTCCGGTGCTGGACCTGCTGTCCGTGCCCCTGCCGCTGTTGTCCTGA
- a CDS encoding polyprenyl synthetase family protein — translation MLAGIHLADPELMARVTTGLQRVEELLQQELISEFPFVTEAASHLMQAGGKRFRPLFTLVAAGIGPDPDGDAVITAAAVVELIHLATLYHDDVMDEAELRRGATTANVRWSNSVAILTGDFLFAHASRLVADLGANAVRIIAETFAELVTGQTRETVGPLNGEDPIDHHLRVLDGKTASLIDTSGRYAGMFSGATDAQIAALRRFGRAVGVAFQISDDIIDIASTESGKTLGTDLREGVATLPVLYTRADPSADPRLRELVAGPITDDAELAEAMTLLRQSAGLERARKTLAQYADTASEALSELPACSSRDALGSLTRFVVERTF, via the coding sequence ATGCTCGCCGGCATCCACCTGGCCGACCCCGAGCTGATGGCGCGTGTCACCACGGGCCTGCAGCGGGTGGAGGAACTGCTCCAGCAGGAGCTGATCAGCGAGTTCCCGTTCGTCACCGAAGCGGCCTCCCACCTCATGCAGGCCGGCGGCAAGCGGTTCCGCCCGCTGTTCACCCTGGTGGCCGCGGGCATCGGTCCCGATCCGGACGGCGACGCGGTCATCACCGCGGCGGCCGTCGTCGAACTCATCCATCTGGCGACGCTCTACCACGACGACGTGATGGACGAGGCGGAGCTGCGCCGGGGAGCGACCACGGCCAACGTCCGCTGGTCGAACTCGGTCGCCATCCTCACCGGCGACTTCCTGTTCGCGCACGCTTCGCGGCTGGTCGCCGATCTCGGCGCGAACGCCGTGCGCATCATCGCCGAGACGTTCGCCGAGCTGGTCACCGGACAGACCCGGGAGACCGTCGGGCCGCTGAACGGTGAGGACCCGATCGACCACCACCTGCGCGTGCTGGACGGCAAGACGGCTTCCCTCATCGACACCAGCGGCCGTTACGCCGGCATGTTCTCCGGAGCCACCGACGCCCAGATCGCCGCGCTGCGCCGGTTCGGCCGGGCCGTCGGTGTCGCCTTCCAGATCTCCGACGACATCATCGACATCGCGTCCACGGAGTCGGGCAAAACCCTGGGTACCGATCTGCGGGAGGGTGTCGCCACCCTTCCGGTGCTCTACACGCGGGCCGACCCGTCGGCCGACCCCCGGCTGCGGGAACTCGTCGCCGGCCCCATCACCGACGACGCCGAGCTGGCCGAGGCCATGACCCTGCTGCGGCAGTCGGCCGGGCTGGAGCGGGCCCGGAAGACCCTCGCGCAGTACGCCGACACCGCTTCCGAGGCGCTGTCCGAACTGCCCGCCTGCTCGTCGCGCGACGCCCTCGGGTCCCTGACCCGGTTCGTGGTCGAGCGCACCTTCTGA
- a CDS encoding polysaccharide biosynthesis protein: protein MPLSDPVAALRAVTTPAVPALDPATHRRLREVTDQLIAARADIATEELERFEQTAARGLRVDHERLLDLHAGRTVVVTGGTGCIGAEVTRQVATYRPARVVVLSRGRFAGSRPLPGVEYRRLDLRDAAAVRATLADLRPDVVYHLAAQHDPGLAERLVAETLATNVAGTAHLVEACGELADAGELRLACASTGKALRPFTPDVYAGSKKVTEWLLRHAAAPGRATAALSLSAVRFTHVVDNSIIHRRLADWCAADEPIRLHDPGSMFYLQSAREAAELLLTSALDSRPGDLSLSAIRDLGWPVSLLDLAIGMLVRTGSRAVLQCCGYEAGYEKRPYPALYDPLVSGERSPLFSSLEAFGVQEAPSSVEVDLLRTPAAACSTAGLAVADVMARARAEDVDDTLRRVLVETGWGLLQDWLTTLGDAEIDRHLVLLRAHAPDLVEVDDLRIRECVEFEASRRRGDASRTSGTTRPSDARTATEPRVPALVPAP from the coding sequence ATGCCCCTGTCCGACCCCGTGGCGGCCCTGCGGGCCGTGACGACCCCCGCCGTCCCCGCGCTGGACCCCGCCACCCACCGTCGACTGCGCGAGGTGACCGACCAGCTCATCGCGGCTCGAGCCGACATCGCGACCGAGGAGCTGGAGCGCTTCGAACAGACCGCGGCGCGCGGCCTGCGGGTCGATCACGAGCGCCTGCTGGACCTGCACGCCGGGCGCACCGTGGTCGTGACCGGGGGGACCGGCTGCATCGGTGCCGAGGTCACCCGACAGGTCGCGACCTACCGACCCGCCCGCGTCGTCGTCCTCAGTCGCGGGAGATTCGCCGGCAGTCGCCCCCTGCCCGGCGTCGAGTACCGGCGCCTGGACCTGCGCGACGCCGCCGCCGTCCGGGCCACGCTCGCCGACCTGCGACCGGACGTCGTCTACCACCTGGCCGCCCAGCACGACCCCGGGCTGGCCGAACGCCTGGTCGCCGAGACGCTCGCCACCAACGTCGCCGGTACCGCGCACCTGGTCGAGGCCTGCGGTGAGCTGGCCGACGCGGGTGAACTGCGTCTGGCCTGCGCCTCGACCGGCAAGGCGCTCCGCCCGTTCACTCCCGACGTCTATGCGGGCTCCAAGAAGGTCACCGAGTGGCTGCTGCGGCACGCCGCCGCCCCGGGCCGGGCCACCGCTGCCCTGTCGCTGTCCGCCGTCCGTTTCACCCACGTCGTCGACAACTCGATCATCCACCGCCGGCTCGCCGACTGGTGCGCGGCGGACGAGCCGATCCGGCTGCACGACCCGGGGTCGATGTTCTACCTGCAGTCCGCGCGGGAGGCGGCCGAACTGCTCCTCACCTCGGCGCTCGACTCCCGGCCCGGCGACCTCTCGCTGTCGGCGATCCGCGATCTCGGGTGGCCGGTCTCCCTGCTCGACCTGGCGATCGGGATGCTCGTGCGGACGGGGAGCCGGGCCGTGCTGCAGTGTTGCGGTTACGAGGCCGGCTACGAGAAGCGGCCCTACCCGGCGCTGTACGACCCGCTGGTGTCGGGGGAGCGCAGCCCGCTGTTCAGCTCCCTGGAGGCCTTCGGAGTGCAGGAGGCGCCGTCGAGCGTCGAGGTGGACCTGCTGCGTACCCCGGCCGCCGCCTGCTCGACCGCCGGGTTGGCCGTCGCGGACGTGATGGCGCGGGCCCGCGCCGAGGACGTCGACGACACCCTGCGCCGGGTTCTGGTCGAGACCGGGTGGGGACTGCTGCAGGACTGGCTGACCACGCTGGGGGACGCCGAGATCGACCGTCACCTGGTCCTGCTGCGGGCGCACGCGCCCGATCTCGTCGAGGTCGACGACCTGCGCATCCGGGAGTGCGTCGAGTTCGAGGCCAGCCGACGGCGGGGTGACGCCAGCCGGACATCCGGAACGACGCGGCCATCCGACGCGCGAACGGCCACCGAACCTCGCGTACCGGCGCTGGTTCCGGCGCCCTGA
- a CDS encoding GntR family transcriptional regulator codes for MSLDAPSQRLLRSSPVLPQQVSVADFVYSEILGAVHDGRLRPGERLNDIELADQFGVSRTPVREALQRLREIGLVEAAAARYTRVSLVDSRRTRQAVIVWVALLRTVVDEVVPVGDPDRDRRLAEIQASAADPGDSPAVGGGTPPTGPNAADRAVSRLFRVLDVLTASSANPVLRRTLSSVDHVVRLGLAALPAPNDQPMGDFVVAVTDELLDAFLEPSVSQSLDALARLADVTQGPDTFVG; via the coding sequence ATGTCCCTCGACGCGCCGTCACAGCGGCTGCTGCGATCTTCGCCCGTGCTGCCTCAGCAGGTCAGCGTGGCCGATTTTGTGTACTCCGAGATCCTCGGCGCGGTCCATGACGGTCGCCTGCGGCCCGGGGAACGGCTGAACGACATCGAACTGGCCGACCAGTTCGGGGTGTCGCGGACGCCGGTCCGGGAAGCGCTGCAGCGTCTCCGCGAGATCGGTCTCGTCGAGGCCGCCGCCGCCCGGTACACCCGGGTGAGCCTGGTAGATTCCCGCCGCACCCGGCAGGCCGTCATCGTCTGGGTGGCCCTGCTGCGGACCGTCGTCGACGAAGTGGTGCCGGTCGGTGACCCCGACCGTGATCGCCGCCTGGCCGAGATCCAGGCGTCCGCCGCCGACCCGGGCGACTCGCCGGCCGTCGGCGGTGGAACCCCGCCGACGGGTCCGAACGCGGCGGACCGGGCGGTCTCCCGGCTGTTCCGGGTGCTCGACGTGCTGACCGCGTCCTCAGCCAACCCGGTGCTGCGCCGGACCCTGAGCTCGGTCGACCATGTCGTCCGGCTGGGCCTGGCCGCCCTGCCCGCCCCGAACGATCAGCCGATGGGCGACTTCGTCGTCGCCGTGACCGACGAGCTGCTGGATGCCTTCCTGGAGCCTTCGGTCTCCCAGTCCCTCGACGCGCTGGCTCGGCTGGCCGACGTCACGCAGGGGCCCGATACGTTCGTCGGCTGA
- the aceB gene encoding malate synthase A: protein MFSTPKAPRIKGTMHPRFDEILTPEALAFLAKLDGAHAGRRAELLAARRERSKRVWAGEKVDFLADTRSVREDKSWKVAPPAPGLVDRRCEITGPPTPKMSINALNSGAKVWMADFEDSLAPSWRNVIDGQLNLRDAIRGHLEFTDEASGKEYRVTAETPPTIVVRPRGWRLCEKHITIDGRPLPAALVDFGLFFFHNAQQLIDNGAGPYFYLPKLESHLEARLWNDVFTQAQALLGIPQGTIRATVLIETLPAAFEMEEILYELRDHSSGLNAGRWDYIFSYIKTFAYNGGDYVLPDRSSITMTTPMMRAYTELLVSTCHRRGAHAIGGMAAFVPSRADQSVTEQALAKVKADKEREAADGFDGSWVAHPGLVATCTQAFDAVLGDRPNQLDKQRDDVHVTAADLIAAGATPGKVTLEGLKTNISVSLRYLAAWVNEQGAVAIDNLMEDAATVEISRTQIWQWLHHKVRLSEGLVVTPDLVNELVKHEVDALHAQATDERSHRHVDEARDVFVESAMGEDLPAFFTPYAYVRYLIDRPLQLRGPISKDDLRMSEKVPPREPQAAHN, encoded by the coding sequence ATGTTCAGCACCCCCAAGGCCCCCCGCATCAAGGGCACCATGCACCCCCGGTTCGACGAGATCCTGACCCCCGAGGCGCTGGCCTTCCTGGCCAAGCTGGACGGCGCGCACGCCGGTCGCCGGGCCGAGCTGCTGGCCGCCCGCCGCGAGCGCAGCAAGCGCGTCTGGGCCGGTGAGAAGGTCGACTTCCTGGCCGACACCCGCAGCGTCCGGGAGGACAAGAGCTGGAAGGTCGCCCCGCCGGCGCCCGGCCTGGTCGACCGGCGCTGCGAGATCACCGGCCCGCCCACGCCGAAGATGAGCATCAACGCGCTGAACTCCGGGGCCAAGGTCTGGATGGCCGACTTCGAGGACTCCCTGGCACCGAGCTGGCGCAACGTCATCGATGGTCAGCTCAACCTGCGGGACGCGATCCGCGGGCACCTGGAGTTCACCGACGAGGCCTCGGGCAAGGAGTACCGGGTTACGGCAGAGACCCCGCCGACCATCGTCGTCCGCCCCCGGGGCTGGCGGCTGTGCGAGAAGCACATCACCATCGACGGTCGCCCGCTCCCGGCGGCGCTGGTCGACTTCGGGTTGTTCTTCTTCCACAACGCCCAGCAGCTGATCGACAACGGTGCCGGGCCGTACTTCTACCTGCCCAAGCTGGAGTCGCACCTGGAGGCGCGGCTCTGGAATGACGTCTTCACCCAGGCCCAGGCGCTGCTCGGCATCCCCCAGGGCACCATCCGGGCCACGGTCCTGATCGAGACGCTGCCGGCCGCGTTCGAGATGGAGGAGATCCTCTACGAGCTGCGCGACCACAGCTCGGGCCTGAACGCCGGGCGCTGGGACTACATCTTCAGCTACATCAAGACGTTCGCCTACAACGGCGGCGACTACGTCCTGCCGGACCGTTCGTCGATCACCATGACCACCCCGATGATGCGGGCCTACACCGAGCTGCTGGTCAGCACCTGCCACCGGCGCGGCGCCCACGCCATCGGCGGGATGGCCGCGTTCGTCCCCAGCCGGGCCGACCAGAGCGTCACCGAGCAGGCCCTGGCCAAGGTGAAGGCGGACAAGGAGCGGGAGGCCGCCGACGGCTTCGACGGTTCCTGGGTCGCCCACCCGGGCCTGGTCGCCACCTGCACGCAAGCGTTCGACGCGGTCCTGGGTGACCGGCCGAACCAGCTGGACAAGCAGCGTGACGACGTCCATGTCACCGCGGCCGACCTCATCGCCGCCGGCGCCACCCCGGGCAAGGTCACGCTGGAGGGCCTGAAGACCAACATCTCGGTCTCGTTGCGCTACCTGGCCGCCTGGGTCAACGAGCAGGGCGCCGTCGCCATCGACAACCTGATGGAGGACGCGGCCACCGTCGAGATCTCCCGCACCCAGATCTGGCAGTGGCTGCACCACAAGGTCCGGTTGTCCGAGGGCCTGGTCGTCACTCCCGACCTGGTCAACGAGCTGGTCAAGCACGAGGTCGACGCCCTGCACGCGCAGGCCACCGACGAACGTTCCCACCGGCACGTCGACGAGGCCCGGGACGTGTTCGTCGAGTCGGCGATGGGTGAGGACCTGCCGGCGTTCTTCACCCCCTACGCCTACGTCCGCTACCTGATCGACCGGCCGTTGCAGCTGCGCGGGCCGATCAGCAAGGACGACCTGCGGATGTCGGAGAAGGTCCCGCCGCGCGAGCCGCAGGCCGCCCACAACTGA
- the aceA gene encoding isocitrate lyase, with protein sequence MTATLNPTDSDTTTTASPEAQLEREWAENPRWAGISRTYSAADVVRLRGTVQEEHTLARLGAEKLWDLITTQKFVRALGSLTGNQAVQMVKGGLEAIYLSGWQVAADANLAGQTYPDQSLYPANSVPAVVRRINNALLRADQIDHSTGKSATAEAIDYLVPIVADAEAGFGGPLNAFELMKGMIAAGAAGVHWEDQLASEKKCGHMGGKVLIPTSQHVRTLNAARLAADVSGIPSVIVARTDSLAADLLTSDVDPIDAPFLTGERTSEGFYRVRSGIEPVLARAKAYAPYSDLIWVETGTPDLGLAREFATELHREFPGKMLAYNCSPSFNWKSKLSDAEIATFQDELGDLGYRFQFITLAGFHALNHSMFTLAQGYAKTGMSAYVELQEREFADEAAGYTAVKHQAEVGTGYFDKIATALNPDSGTLALKGSTEEEQFH encoded by the coding sequence ATGACTGCGACTCTGAACCCCACTGATAGCGACACCACGACGACGGCCTCCCCGGAGGCGCAGCTCGAGCGTGAGTGGGCCGAGAACCCCCGCTGGGCCGGTATCTCCCGCACCTACAGCGCCGCCGACGTGGTGCGCCTGCGCGGGACGGTCCAGGAGGAGCACACCCTGGCCCGCCTCGGTGCCGAGAAGCTGTGGGACCTGATCACCACCCAGAAGTTCGTCCGAGCACTAGGTTCGCTGACCGGCAACCAGGCCGTGCAGATGGTCAAGGGCGGTCTGGAGGCCATCTACCTGTCCGGCTGGCAGGTCGCCGCCGACGCCAACCTGGCCGGCCAGACCTACCCGGACCAGAGCCTGTACCCGGCCAACTCGGTCCCGGCCGTCGTCCGTCGCATCAACAACGCGCTGCTGCGGGCCGACCAGATCGACCACTCCACCGGCAAGAGCGCCACCGCCGAGGCGATCGACTACCTGGTCCCGATCGTGGCCGACGCCGAGGCCGGCTTCGGCGGCCCATTGAACGCCTTCGAGCTGATGAAGGGCATGATCGCGGCCGGCGCGGCGGGCGTGCACTGGGAGGACCAGCTGGCCTCCGAGAAGAAGTGCGGCCACATGGGCGGCAAGGTCCTCATCCCGACCAGCCAGCACGTCCGGACCCTGAACGCCGCCCGGCTCGCCGCCGACGTCTCCGGGATCCCCAGCGTCATCGTCGCCCGCACCGACTCGCTGGCCGCCGACCTGCTGACCAGCGACGTCGACCCGATCGACGCGCCGTTCCTGACCGGTGAGCGGACCAGCGAGGGCTTCTACCGGGTGCGCAGCGGCATCGAGCCGGTGCTCGCCCGGGCCAAGGCCTACGCCCCGTACTCCGACCTCATCTGGGTCGAGACCGGCACCCCCGACCTGGGTCTGGCCCGCGAGTTCGCCACCGAACTGCACCGCGAGTTCCCCGGCAAGATGCTGGCCTACAACTGCTCCCCGTCGTTCAACTGGAAGTCCAAGCTGTCCGACGCCGAGATCGCCACCTTCCAGGACGAGCTGGGCGACCTGGGCTACCGGTTCCAGTTCATCACCCTGGCCGGCTTCCACGCCCTCAACCACTCGATGTTCACGCTGGCCCAGGGCTACGCCAAGACCGGCATGAGCGCCTACGTCGAGCTGCAGGAGCGGGAGTTCGCCGACGAGGCCGCCGGCTACACCGCGGTCAAGCACCAGGCCGAGGTCGGCACTGGCTACTTCGACAAGATCGCCACCGCCCTGAACCCCGACAGCGGCACGCTCGCCCTCAAGGGTTCCACCGAGGAAGAGCAGTTCCACTGA